A region of Ictidomys tridecemlineatus isolate mIctTri1 chromosome 4, mIctTri1.hap1, whole genome shotgun sequence DNA encodes the following proteins:
- the Pate1 gene encoding prostate and testis expressed protein 1 — protein MDKHPLLGLLILLCWFRDEIIVDEDYSAMEVIQCRMCHLQFPGENCFRGRGICTATTDEACTVGRMFKKNGKPWLTFMGCLKNCANVENIKWGTYLVNFRCCRSYDLCNENI, from the exons aTGGACAAGCACCCCCTTCTGGGACTCCTCATCTTGCTCTGCTGGTTTAGGG ATGAAATAATTGTTGATGAAGATTATTCCG CTATGGAAGTTATTCAATGTAGGATGTGTCACCTCCAGTTCCCTGGAGAAAACTGCTTTAGAGGAAGAGGAATATGTACGGCAACCACAGATGAGGCCTGCACAGTTGGGAGGATGTTCAAAA AGAATGGTAAACCCTGGTTAACTTTCATGGGCTGCCTAAAGAACTGTGCTAACGTGGAAAACATAAAGTGGGGCACCTATCTGGTGAACTTCAGGTGCTGCCGAAGCTACGACCTGTGCAATGAAAACATTTAG
- the Pate2 gene encoding prostate and testis expressed protein 2, giving the protein MFLLFLLGTAFLFCPYWAEFKNSVKDTATVCYKCRTYHLGFCYGSMKSCNLKHRQFCATENFYVLMKNGKSMYHYSRLSCMTFCEDINFMNFNKRTELICCQHSNYCNLPEGL; this is encoded by the exons atgtttcttctgtttcttctggGCACAGCCTTCCTGTTCTGCCCCTATTGGG CTGAGTTTAAAAACTCTGTAAAAG ATACTGCAACAGTATGCTATAAATGTAGAACATATCATCTTGGATTCTGCTATGGAAGCATGAAGTCCTGCAACCTGAAGCACAGGCAATTCTGTGCTACAGAGAACTTTTATGTACTCATGAAAAATG GGAAGAGTATGTATCATTATTCAAGATTGTCCTGTATGACCTTCTGTGAGGACATCAACTTCATGAATTTTAATAAGAGGACAGAGCTTATCTGTTGCCAACACAGTAACTATTGCAACCTCCCTGAGGGACTCTAG